The segment TCCACGGATCAAGAAATTCTTCACGCAAAAAAAACTGCACCACAGAACAGCACAGTTCTCGTTCCCTATCAAAAGGCAAAAAACCAGAAAATGAAGGCAAAGGTCCTCAATTTTTCATATCAAATAAAAAAACCCCGGCCGGAGCCGGGGTTGAATATTCAAAATAAAAAAACGCAGTGATTATTCGGAGAGATCGAAGGCCGTATTGCCGACAGGCTTAACGCCCGTCAACTCTGTCATCTCCTCGAGCAAGGCGATGGTCTTGCGTGCCTCTTCCTCTTCCACCACGTTAATGGCAAAACCGGCGTGCACCAACACATATTCGCCAATAGCCGGCTTCTCAGGCAACAGCATTACGACACATTTGATAAAGGTCTCGCTATCGCCAACCTGAACGCGGGCAACGTCATCATCCTCAAATTCGACAATCTTGCAGGGGGTGGCAAGGCACATGGCTCTTCAACCTCCGAGTCGGTGATTCATGCAGCCTTGGGAGTATACGTACCTCCCACGGCTTCGATTTCATTCAGAACTTTTTCGATCATTTCCGGAATTCGGTCAAGCAGTTCCTGACTGATCTCCAGGCTGGGGTCGGACTGGTAATCTTTGGGCTCGATGCCAATGATCACGGCCGAGGGTTTCTTTCCAGAAACCAACTCACAACAACACAACGTTTCCAGGAAATCCATGTCGTGTACGGAATTTTTGAAAGCAAGAGAGAGCTTAACATCATCTCCATCCAACCGATATACGGTCCCAGGAGGGTGCTCGTTGAGCACGGCATCAATAACAATGATATGATCGGAATCGATAATGGGGTCCATCAGGATCATCCCACGAACACCACCATCAATCACCCTGATGTTTTGCGGAAATTCGTAGCGTTCCAGGAGTCTCTCGACAACCCGAACGCCAATGCCTTCGTCGCGTAGCAAAATATTGCCCAACCCCATTACCAAAATCTTGTTCTCGGCTTCAGCAGTCACGCTCACTCCTTTCAACTCGGTCACAAAGAAAAAGGGACCCGGCCCAGAGGCCAGGTCCCTTCTATAACCGTTGTGGTACTGATGTCCACCCTTGCTAGCAGACCTTGAACTTGTAGGTCTCGTTAGACTTAGGATCAATGATGTGCACGCCGCAGGCGATGCAGGGATCATAGGAGTGAACGGTACGCAGAACTTCAACAGGACGCTTGGGATCGAACACCGGAGTGCCGATCAAAGCTTCCTCGACGGGGCTCAGGATGCCCTTGTCGCAGCGGGGTCCGAGGTTCCAAGTAGAAGGAACAACGAGCTGGAAGTTCTTGATCTTGCCGCCTGCGATCTCGATCCAATGGGACAGAGTGCCGCGAGGAGCATTACAGAAGCCAACACCGAAGGCGGTGTCAGGCATGGTGAAGGGAGCAACGATGTCGGTCTTACCGGCGGCAACGTTGGCTTCCAGTTTCTCAATCCAGGACACCATCTCATCGCCGATGACCTTGGTCTCGATGCAACGAGCCGCGGTACGACCCAGAGTGGAGAACAGAGCATCAGCGCCAACGCCCAAGTGCTTCAGCACCAGGTTGACCACAGCCTGGGTAGGCTTGTGACCACGAGCGTAGGACACCAGAGTCTGCGCCAGGGGACCGACCTCAGTGGACAGGCCCTGGTAACGAGGAGCCTTCATCCAGCTGTAGCGACCGGTCTTGCCAGTCTCCATCTCGTCCAGGCTGGTGTACATGGGGTCAGTGACACCCTTCCAAGGATGCTTCGGAGAGCCTTCCTTGTACCAGCTGTGCTGCACGTGCTCTTCGATCTTCTTCAGGTCAAAATCAGCAACCTGGGAAAGATCATTATTGAAGATAGCGCCGTGAGGCAGGAAGCGGCTGTTCAGGTCGGACTCATCCGTCGGGAACTCACCGCAGCTCTGGAAGTGGGTGGTGTGGCCGATGCCACCCCAGTCCAGGTAGTACGGAGCAACTGCCAGGACGTCGGGAATATAGAACTGATTAACGAAGTCCATGGTCTCCTGGAACAGGGCCTTGAACTGCGCAATGTTCTCGGGCTTGAGAGCATCGTAGCAAGTGATGCCACCTTCATACAGGCTCTGGGTGTGCGGGTTCTTGCCGCCGATGATGGCCATCATGCGGGAAGGAAGCAACTGCACCTTGAGAGCGAGCAGATAGTGATGGGTAGCGATCAAGTTGATTTCGGGCGGAAGCTTGTAGGCCGCATGAGGCTCGAGGAAGTAGGCGTTGGTAAAGATACCAAGCTGGCCGCCTTCGACGAACTTCTTCAAACGGGCCTGAGTGGCCTCGAATTCTGCTACGGTATGCTTGCGATGACCCAAACCGGCCGTATTGGTGATCTCGGCGGCTTTCTTGGGGTTGGCGGACAGCGCGCTGACAACGTCAACCCAGTCAAGAGCGTGCAGATGATAGAAATGCACGATGTGGTCATGCAGGAACTGGGCGCCGAGCAGCAGGTTCCGCAGGACCAATCCGGTCTCGGGAATCTGAGCCTGAACGCCAACAGCGTTTTCAACGCAACGAGTCGATGCAAGAGAGTGCACATGGGTGCAAACGCCGCAGGAACGCTGGGTGAAGTGCTTGGCATCACGAGGATCGCGACCCTGGAGGATGATCTCCAGACCGCGGAACAGCTGAGAGCTGGACCAAGCATTTTTAACGCGACCATTTTCCACTTCAACTTCGATGCGGAGATGGCCTTCGATTCTGTTTACGGGGTCGATTACAACTTTACCGGAGTAATCCCCAACCGGGGTGACCGGTGCTGATTTCGGCTTACAACCTGCCATGGTTTCCTCCTAAAATTACTCGAAAGTCTTCTTCTGTTTTCCAGATTGTCCACTCGGTCGATTAGGCCTCGTAGAACGGGCTCATCTCATCCCAGAAATCGGGCTCGGAACAACCGATGCACGGGTGTCCGGCCTGGATGGGGAAGCTTACCTGGTTGAACAGGACCTTCGGGCAATTGTTGTAGGTGTCCGGACCCTTACAGCCCAGCTCGTACAGGCAGTAACCCTTGCGGGCCTCTTCGGAATCGAAGGAAGGAGCAAACTTGCCTTCTTCGAAGTACTTGAGGCGAGGGCACTGGTCATGAACGGTCTCGCCGTAGAACAAGGTCGGACGGCCAGCATCATCCAGCTCGGGCAGGCCCTTGGTCAAGAAGTAGACCACGGTACCAATGAAGCTGATGGGGTTAGGCGGACAGCCGGGGACCTGAACCATCAGAGCACCACCGAGAGCTTCGGAACAGCCCTTGGATTCGGTCGGGTTCGGGGCAGCTTTCTGGACACCGCCGTACGCGGCACAAGTGCCGAGACAGATGGTGGCTTTGGCCTTGGGGTAGATTTCTTCAAGGGTGGACAGCATGGTCTTGCCGGCAACCTTACCATGAATTCCACCTTCAGCGGTGGGCACGCCACCTTCGAGCACCAGGACAAACTCGCCCTCGTGGTCGTGAACGGCCTTGTGCAGAGCTTCTTCGATGGCTTCGCCAGCGCACTGCATCAGGGTCTCGTGGTAATCCAGGGAAATCACATCAAACAGTACAGTCGCGATGTCGGGCTCGGTGCTGCGTAACACAGACTCGGAACACCCGGTGCACTCCGCAAAATGGAGCCAGATAACGGGCGGACGCTTGCCTGAAGTCAACGCTTCAGCGACCTTGGCCGGGGTGAACGTAGCATCCGCGGCCATTGCGGCGGATACGGCGGCACAGAATTTCATGAAATCACGGCGAGAAATTCCTTTCTCTTCCAAAGATTTCAACACGTCATTCTTACCGCTACCAATTGAACATTTCATAAAACACCTCCAACGTTACCAAATAATCGACGAGTATGGCTCGTCATATCCTGGCAAACTCCTACTGAGACCTACGGGGTTGAGTGTTATGAAGGCACTGCGCGATCCGAATATTGTGAGAATTTTCACCATACTTTCAAGGGGAGGTCAACCGAAATTCGCTTTTTTCCTTGTCAATTCAATCATATTCTCAACCAGTTACCGCTTTATACCAATGTTATGCGCTGTAGTAACACCAATGGTAAATACGTATACATATAATATACGGTGTTGCTCTAGTCTTATATATTGAGTCATAGAGTCATGCCTACTCAATACATTGCAAACCCTACCAAAAGACCATGAGTACAGATCTGGTCATGGTCCCAGCTTTCATGGCCCCACCCTATTCCGGCCTCAGTTTACACAGATTTTGCAAATGTAAAGTCCGGGCTTGAGCGCCCCCTCTGAACAAGGTATGGTGCCGCCGGTTCCACACAGAGTCAAAAAGCAGCTTAGAGCACTGGGAGAAATGTCTTTGAACATCAAAAAAATCATTATCATCGCCATGAGCGTTCTGGCCTGCCTGGCACTCGGCGCAGGCTCATACCTCTATTTTAAGGATACAACTCCCCCACTGATCACCCTGACACCCGATTCAGGCCCTGTAGGCAAAGCCGCAATCTTCACGGCCCGAGCCGAAGACCCTTCCGGTATCCGTTCCATGTCAGTAATATTGATTGAGAATGGCAAACGCACAACTCTGGCCAGCGCCCCCGCAGATAAATCACTGCAAAGCGAACTGACCTTCGACCTAGCCAAGACGGGCTTCAAAAATGGTCCCTTCGAGTTGGAAATCACGGCTGTGGATGCATCATATCACCGTATGGGCAAGGGAAATTCCAACAGCAAGACGGCATCCTTCATGTTGGACAGCAAAAAACCACGCATTGCCGTGGAAAGCATGCAACACAACCTGAACCGGGGGGGCAGCGGAGCCATTGCCTATACCGTCAACGAATCAGTAACCTCCTCCGGCGTGCGCATCGGGAATCGCTTCTTCCCTGGTTACGAACTGCCATCTGGAGACTTCGCCTGCATTTTTGCCTTCCCCTATGACATCGAAGTTGCCGACTTCCAGCCCAAGCTCGAGGCCACAGATCTGGCAGGCAATACTCGAAGCAGAACGTTTGCATTCCATGTCAACAATCGTACATTCAGGCATGACACGATCAATCTGCCCGACAGCTTTCTGCAGGCCAAGATGCCCCAGTATGAAGACTACTATCCCGACGAACCCGACCTGTTGTCCGTCTATCTCAAGGTCAACGGCGAAATGCGTATCAAAGACAGGGCTGCGATTCTGTCTCTAGGGCAAACCTCGTCTTCCGAGGCCTCATGGAAGGGATCATTCCTCCGGTTACCCAACGCTGCCAACCGTGCCCGTTTTGCCGATAGCCGCACCTATCGCTACAACGGCAAGGATGTGGACTACCAGACGCATCTGGGCATTGACCTAGCCTCGCTGAAGAATGCACCCATTCCGGCCGCCAATGCCGGGCGCATCGTTCGTACAGGATTCCACGGCATCTATGGTGAGAACGTGATCATCGACCACGGCCTGGGGCTGATGAGCCTGTACTCCCATCTTTCCCAGATTGATGTGGAAGACGGCGATATCGTAACCAAAGGGCAGATCATAGGACGTACAGGCGCCACAGGGCTCGCCGGAGGCGATCATCTGCACTTTGGGGTCTATGTTTCAGGAGTAGCCGTTAATCCCGTGGAATGGTGGGATGCCTCATGGATCAGGAACAACATTGCCAGCCGTGTAGGCCAATAGTTCTGACCAACACCACGTATAAAGCCCCGCTTCTTAGGTTGAAGCGGGGCTTTTTGATTTCACCAAAGAAAAAACTGAATTGCCTTCATATGAGCCCAACCAGAGTGGTCACGCTTACCACGTGATTTGGTCGGTGCCCTGCTCTTGCAGATAGGTATTAGTCTGAACAAAATGCCCGCAGCCCAAGAACCCCCGATAGGCTGACAAAGGTGATGGATGTGCAGACTCAAGAATCAGGTGGCGTTCTGCATCGATTAATGCAGACTTGGAACGGGCGTCGTTCCCCCAGAGAAGGAAAACAACGCCCTCACGCTCATTGGATAAGGTAGCAATAATGTCATCGGTCAGCTTCTGCCAGCCCAGGCCCCTGTGGGCACCCGCCTTGCCCTCTTCCACCGTAAGCACCGTATTAAGCAGCAAAACGCCCTGAACGGCCCAACGGGTCAAATCAGACGAAAATTCCCGTGTTTCATCGCCGTAAACCGAGGCGCCCACTTCCTTAAATATATTCCGCAGCGAGGGTGGGAATTTAGCTCCAACGGGGACGGAGAAAGACAAACCATGGGCCTGCCCGGGGCCATGATACGGGTCCTGTCCCAGAATCACGACTTTAACGTCATCAAACGGAGTCAATTCCAATGCCCGCAACTCCATTCCTGTTGATGGGTACACGGACTTGTCACGCCGCAGTTGGTCCACCTTGGACAACAGTTCGTCGTGCATCCCCTCAGCCAGCAGGGGAACCTTTTCAATCCAGCTTTTCATGATGCTCCCGTCATTATAGTCAATTGCCCCCCCTGTAAACAAAAGCCCCTCCGGTGTACCGGAGGGGCTGAGTCTTGCATGTTCATGCAGCATCCACGCCGACAAGCAACGGAAGGATGCTTACATCAATCCATCTAGAGGTTCTTTTTGCGCACAGCTTCCAGAGCCTTCTGCTGCTCTTCGAAAGAGGCAAAACCTGCCTGGTGCAGAGAATCCTCGACAGTACTTTCCCAATCCCAGCTGGCGTAAATCACCGGCTTGTGGAAAACGGAGCGGAACCGCTCCATTTCCTGGCGATAGAACTCTTCCTTGTCGGCATCCAGATTATCCCGGAGTTGCTCGGCAAAGCGGGCCAGTTCGCCTTCGTACCATTCCATGAGGTCGCTGGCAGTCTTGTATTTTTTGAGAATGTGACCGTAGTTTTTCTCCTTGAGCAGATTCACCAGATTATTCAGGTGCTGCTTCCGGAGCCACTTGCCCAGCTGATTCGAGGGGATATTTTCGGCCTCGATGGCAGCCATGTCCAACTTGGTCTGATGGTAGGTATCGGGAACGACCGACGCGGAAGTGATGCCCGCAATGGCAACAAGGCCGCGCAGGATCAAACTATTGGAAACACCCTGACCGCAGAATCCGACTTTCTTGCCGAATTTCTGACCGGTAAACAGCGTCACCAGGATAGCCCAGACGACAGCCGGATCTTCCTCATCATAGATGTGCTGCAAACGAGCATTGTCACGGTCGGTAGCCAGTACCATCTGGGTCATATCGTTGGAGCCGATGGAGAAGCCGTCAAACTCCTGGATGAACTGCTTGGCAAGGATGGCGTTGGCCGGAATTTCGCTCATCAGAATGAGTTTCAACCCGTCGTCGCCGCTCTTCAGTTTATGCACCTGCTCCAGATAGCGTTTCATGGACCGGGCTTCTTCAAGGGTTCGCACGAATGGCAGCATCATCTGCAGGTTCTTGCCGCCGAAGACACCGCGAGCCATCTTGAAGGCCTCGACTTCCCAGTCATGGATATTGCGGGACACGCCGCGATAGCCGATCATGGGGTTATCCTCGTGAGCCTCGAACAGGCTACCGCCGATCAGGTTGCGATACTCGTTGGATTTGTAATCAGTTGTGCGATAGATGATGTCGCGTCCGTGGAAGGCCATAGCGAACAGCGCGAGGCTCTGAGCCAGCGTCTGGACGTAATGTTCCTTGCCGTTACGGAATCCGCGTGAGCGAATGATGCCTGCAATACGTTCATGCAGGGTACGAACCTCTTCGATTTCCCTTTTCAGGCCAACCTTGAGGGCCACTTCTGTACGCAGAGCACCAATGCGGGTCAGTACATCCACCACCATGGGCTCATCCTGAATCTTGGCACAGTGAATCGTGACCTTATCCATCACATCCTGACGATGTTTGTCGGCCTCACGGTCCGTGCCGGGAGTCTCCAGAATCTCAGTGTAGCCCATGATGACGGCCACATGGGCCTCAAGATCTTCGGAGGTCTTGAGCACGTCCATACGGCGAGTGGCCAATTCCAGATGATAATCCAGCTGTTTGTCCAGTTCGCGCAGGCGACGGTGGATGGCCAGAACTTCGTCGGTCGTACCGCGAGAGGCCGAAGAACGATCTGTAAGTTCCTCGATTTCCTTGCCCAGACCCGTGATTACGGCGACATACTCGCGCAGGTTCAGGTCCAGAGTCTGTACACCGGCAGCCAACTGATCCTTGAGGATCTTGGTCAGCTTGGCATCCAACTGACGGACATTGCTGTTGACCAGCACTTCCAGCTGCCCGTTATCAAAGGCTTCCAGAGCCATGGGATGCACGGCGATATTACCCAGCATGAACTCGGCGCGCAGCAGACCGACCTCGAAGTCGGGGCTCTGACGAAGGCGCGACAGGAACAGGGACTGCCCCACATCGGCCAGAATCAGGCCAACTTTGGTCTTGGTGATGGGCAGCTCGGCAACGTTGATCTCACCGCCGACCTCTACCAGAGGCAGCAGACCGCGATAGACCTTTCCGGTAGAACCGTCGACAGTCACTTCCTGGCCGTCCAAATTGCGCAGCACTTCGGCCCGTTGGATGCCGATGATAGCCGGAATACCCAACTCACGTGACGTGATGGCGGCGTGAGAAGTATCTCCACCCACATCGGCCATGATGGCCGAAGCGATACGCATGCCCGGAACCATATCCGGATCGGTACGCTCGGCGGCCAGTATGTCACCCTTATTGATTTTGTTGAGTTCAAGGGCGGAGCGCAGGAATTTAACCTTGCCCTGACCAGCACCACGGGAGGCGCCATTGCCCTCAATAATCACTTCGGCAGCAGCGCGTGCAGCGGCGTCCACTTCCATGCGGCGCATGAAGATGGTGTCCGGATGATCTTCGAATTCCTCATTCCAGCGGGTCTCGGGACGAGCCTGAACGAACCACAGCCTGTCGGACTGATCGATACAGAACTCGGTATCCATGATCATACCGTCGTAGGCCTTGGAGATGTTCCGCACGCCTCTGGCCACTTCCTCGGCCTGTGCCAGGGACAGGGACCACTGATAGGCCTCCAGTTCATCCACCTTGACCAGCTTGGTGCCACCTTCGGCCTGATAGACAATTTTCTTGTCCTTGAAGCCCATGAAGCGGATGACAACTTCGGCCCCATCTTCGCGCTGGAAAACATAGAACTTATCAGGGGTTACCATTCCACCAACAACGGCCTCGCCAAGACCGTAACTGGCATCCATGGAGACCAGTTCCTTCTTGTCGGTTCCACGGCAACCGGTGGCGGTGTCAGCGGAGAAGGCGGTACCGGAAATGACCGGATTGATCATACGCATGATGCACACGGACAATGAGGTATTCT is part of the Desulfovibrio ferrophilus genome and harbors:
- a CDS encoding HyaD/HybD family hydrogenase maturation endopeptidase codes for the protein MTAEAENKILVMGLGNILLRDEGIGVRVVERLLERYEFPQNIRVIDGGVRGMILMDPIIDSDHIIVIDAVLNEHPPGTVYRLDGDDVKLSLAFKNSVHDMDFLETLCCCELVSGKKPSAVIIGIEPKDYQSDPSLEISQELLDRIPEMIEKVLNEIEAVGGTYTPKAA
- a CDS encoding nickel-dependent hydrogenase large subunit — protein: MAGCKPKSAPVTPVGDYSGKVVIDPVNRIEGHLRIEVEVENGRVKNAWSSSQLFRGLEIILQGRDPRDAKHFTQRSCGVCTHVHSLASTRCVENAVGVQAQIPETGLVLRNLLLGAQFLHDHIVHFYHLHALDWVDVVSALSANPKKAAEITNTAGLGHRKHTVAEFEATQARLKKFVEGGQLGIFTNAYFLEPHAAYKLPPEINLIATHHYLLALKVQLLPSRMMAIIGGKNPHTQSLYEGGITCYDALKPENIAQFKALFQETMDFVNQFYIPDVLAVAPYYLDWGGIGHTTHFQSCGEFPTDESDLNSRFLPHGAIFNNDLSQVADFDLKKIEEHVQHSWYKEGSPKHPWKGVTDPMYTSLDEMETGKTGRYSWMKAPRYQGLSTEVGPLAQTLVSYARGHKPTQAVVNLVLKHLGVGADALFSTLGRTAARCIETKVIGDEMVSWIEKLEANVAAGKTDIVAPFTMPDTAFGVGFCNAPRGTLSHWIEIAGGKIKNFQLVVPSTWNLGPRCDKGILSPVEEALIGTPVFDPKRPVEVLRTVHSYDPCIACGVHIIDPKSNETYKFKVC
- a CDS encoding M23 family metallopeptidase, translating into MNIKKIIIIAMSVLACLALGAGSYLYFKDTTPPLITLTPDSGPVGKAAIFTARAEDPSGIRSMSVILIENGKRTTLASAPADKSLQSELTFDLAKTGFKNGPFELEITAVDASYHRMGKGNSNSKTASFMLDSKKPRIAVESMQHNLNRGGSGAIAYTVNESVTSSGVRIGNRFFPGYELPSGDFACIFAFPYDIEVADFQPKLEATDLAGNTRSRTFAFHVNNRTFRHDTINLPDSFLQAKMPQYEDYYPDEPDLLSVYLKVNGEMRIKDRAAILSLGQTSSSEASWKGSFLRLPNAANRARFADSRTYRYNGKDVDYQTHLGIDLASLKNAPIPAANAGRIVRTGFHGIYGENVIIDHGLGLMSLYSHLSQIDVEDGDIVTKGQIIGRTGATGLAGGDHLHFGVYVSGVAVNPVEWWDASWIRNNIASRVGQ
- a CDS encoding PEP/pyruvate-binding domain-containing protein, whose protein sequence is MAKAKSATTEKKSAAKKKPATKIDRTKQVVLNGSDIVAIGEDAEILVGGKNYNTAIISQVEGIRAPQFRAISSIAFHKLLDETKVNAALVRSSVDAEYSRIDWTDEEVNKDSEFLQKFVKNIAKMVRDSEQDGTLVKLRTFINNVVEGFATSPEGIDQLRKRSVLVQSAILSVQLPEVVGAEVRRAYLDICKEAGLEDVPVAVRSSAAGEDSRKKAFAGLQDTYLNIVGENMCVDAYHWDCASAYNLRSMTYRREAILDAIAEAERTGDDEIAVIAKQEWAIENTSLSVCIMRMINPVISGTAFSADTATGCRGTDKKELVSMDASYGLGEAVVGGMVTPDKFYVFQREDGAEVVIRFMGFKDKKIVYQAEGGTKLVKVDELEAYQWSLSLAQAEEVARGVRNISKAYDGMIMDTEFCIDQSDRLWFVQARPETRWNEEFEDHPDTIFMRRMEVDAAARAAAEVIIEGNGASRGAGQGKVKFLRSALELNKINKGDILAAERTDPDMVPGMRIASAIMADVGGDTSHAAITSRELGIPAIIGIQRAEVLRNLDGQEVTVDGSTGKVYRGLLPLVEVGGEINVAELPITKTKVGLILADVGQSLFLSRLRQSPDFEVGLLRAEFMLGNIAVHPMALEAFDNGQLEVLVNSNVRQLDAKLTKILKDQLAAGVQTLDLNLREYVAVITGLGKEIEELTDRSSASRGTTDEVLAIHRRLRELDKQLDYHLELATRRMDVLKTSEDLEAHVAVIMGYTEILETPGTDREADKHRQDVMDKVTIHCAKIQDEPMVVDVLTRIGALRTEVALKVGLKREIEEVRTLHERIAGIIRSRGFRNGKEHYVQTLAQSLALFAMAFHGRDIIYRTTDYKSNEYRNLIGGSLFEAHEDNPMIGYRGVSRNIHDWEVEAFKMARGVFGGKNLQMMLPFVRTLEEARSMKRYLEQVHKLKSGDDGLKLILMSEIPANAILAKQFIQEFDGFSIGSNDMTQMVLATDRDNARLQHIYDEEDPAVVWAILVTLFTGQKFGKKVGFCGQGVSNSLILRGLVAIAGITSASVVPDTYHQTKLDMAAIEAENIPSNQLGKWLRKQHLNNLVNLLKEKNYGHILKKYKTASDLMEWYEGELARFAEQLRDNLDADKEEFYRQEMERFRSVFHKPVIYASWDWESTVEDSLHQAGFASFEEQQKALEAVRKKNL
- a CDS encoding HypC/HybG/HupF family hydrogenase formation chaperone, which encodes MCLATPCKIVEFEDDDVARVQVGDSETFIKCVVMLLPEKPAIGEYVLVHAGFAINVVEEEEARKTIALLEEMTELTGVKPVGNTAFDLSE
- a CDS encoding hydrogenase small subunit; translated protein: MKCSIGSGKNDVLKSLEEKGISRRDFMKFCAAVSAAMAADATFTPAKVAEALTSGKRPPVIWLHFAECTGCSESVLRSTEPDIATVLFDVISLDYHETLMQCAGEAIEEALHKAVHDHEGEFVLVLEGGVPTAEGGIHGKVAGKTMLSTLEEIYPKAKATICLGTCAAYGGVQKAAPNPTESKGCSEALGGALMVQVPGCPPNPISFIGTVVYFLTKGLPELDDAGRPTLFYGETVHDQCPRLKYFEEGKFAPSFDSEEARKGYCLYELGCKGPDTYNNCPKVLFNQVSFPIQAGHPCIGCSEPDFWDEMSPFYEA
- the ung gene encoding uracil-DNA glycosylase; this encodes MKSWIEKVPLLAEGMHDELLSKVDQLRRDKSVYPSTGMELRALELTPFDDVKVVILGQDPYHGPGQAHGLSFSVPVGAKFPPSLRNIFKEVGASVYGDETREFSSDLTRWAVQGVLLLNTVLTVEEGKAGAHRGLGWQKLTDDIIATLSNEREGVVFLLWGNDARSKSALIDAERHLILESAHPSPLSAYRGFLGCGHFVQTNTYLQEQGTDQITW